Proteins co-encoded in one Chitinophagales bacterium genomic window:
- a CDS encoding FKBP-type peptidyl-prolyl cis-trans isomerase, which translates to MKFYLLIIFNISIAFCLWACQTDNSPSSPQKPCVHPSFGDYINFDLEYRSPDDSVLFSTFKKQSLEIRFQESFFKGLLNEELQRMCPGDSNTFFVDAKTLLGENNPLTKKAAQINLILKLYDVKTEEAYKATRMTERNQQMVTDDSLITNYMAQKNMELKKSRSGVYYIIKEQGEGNPPTLKNKVHIDYNIKLLGEDVSLEFSENGGKEINLNRLPKGMREIIMLLGKGGKAQAIIPSSLAYQNHQRGRIPANSVLKYEVELLDFEESK; encoded by the coding sequence ATGAAGTTCTATTTATTGATTATTTTTAATATTTCTATTGCTTTTTGCCTATGGGCTTGTCAAACAGACAACAGCCCCTCTTCTCCTCAAAAACCTTGTGTTCATCCTTCATTCGGTGATTACATCAATTTTGATTTGGAATACCGTTCCCCTGATGATTCTGTGTTATTTAGTACCTTCAAGAAACAAAGTTTGGAGATTAGATTTCAAGAAAGTTTCTTCAAAGGCTTGTTGAACGAAGAGCTTCAAAGGATGTGTCCAGGTGACAGTAATACATTCTTTGTTGATGCCAAAACATTGTTAGGAGAAAACAATCCGCTTACCAAAAAAGCCGCCCAAATTAACCTCATTCTCAAGCTGTACGATGTAAAAACGGAGGAAGCTTATAAGGCAACACGCATGACTGAGAGGAATCAACAGATGGTAACAGATGATTCCTTGATAACCAATTACATGGCGCAAAAAAATATGGAATTGAAAAAGTCAAGATCTGGGGTTTATTACATCATCAAGGAGCAAGGAGAAGGAAATCCTCCTACACTAAAAAATAAGGTACATATTGACTACAACATTAAACTGTTGGGAGAGGATGTATCTCTGGAATTTTCAGAAAATGGCGGTAAGGAGATTAATTTAAACCGATTACCCAAAGGCATGAGAGAAATAATCATGTTGTTGGGCAAAGGCGGCAAAGCCCAAGCAATTATTCCTTCTTCATTGGCGTATCAAAACCATCAAAGAGGTAGAATTCCTGCAAATTCAGTGCTTAAATATGAAGTCGAGTTACTTGATTTTGAAGAATCCAAATAG
- a CDS encoding FKBP-type peptidyl-prolyl cis-trans isomerase, protein MKKLIFLLSLSLFLLTNCDNWQNVNKKNVQTPPTNLNEQKTQAAIDKEKIEKYLEDLFLLDKAQTTSSGIHYIIEIEGNGMSPSEESTVKITFQTSLLDGTTFEDSKDFQKDGIVTFGINEQFIKGWKEAIMLLKEGGKGTFIIPSGLAYGKRSSNKFPANAVLIYNIELIEVN, encoded by the coding sequence ATGAAAAAGCTTATATTTCTCCTCAGTTTATCTTTATTCTTGTTAACCAACTGTGATAACTGGCAGAATGTCAACAAAAAAAACGTACAAACGCCTCCTACTAACCTAAACGAACAAAAGACACAAGCTGCCATTGATAAGGAAAAAATTGAGAAATACTTGGAAGACCTTTTTTTGCTGGATAAGGCACAAACCACCTCTTCTGGCATTCACTATATAATTGAAATTGAAGGAAATGGAATGAGTCCCTCCGAAGAAAGTACGGTCAAGATTACATTTCAAACCAGTTTATTAGATGGCACTACTTTTGAGGACTCTAAAGATTTTCAAAAAGACGGTATTGTGACTTTTGGCATAAACGAGCAATTTATCAAAGGATGGAAAGAGGCTATCATGCTCCTCAAAGAAGGTGGTAAAGGCACATTTATCATTCCCTCGGGATTGGCCTATGGCAAACGTTCATCCAATAAATTTCCTGCAAATGCGGTATTGATTTACAACATTGAGCTCATTGAAGTCAATTGA
- a CDS encoding bifunctional oligoribonuclease/PAP phosphatase NrnA, whose product MSDIESVKLLLEEPKRIVLTTHTRPDGDAMGSSLALYHYLKQQGHDVSVITPTNYSVFLHFLPGDHEVIIYENHQKRCNKLVEAADLLFVLDYNAPKRAKPMDRAIQKTKATKIMIDHHLEPEEGFAAYAFWSVAASSTCELVYEFISQIGSTESIDKKIATCLYTGICTDTGRFKFSVTPRLFEIVADLLRKGININKIHTQVFDTFSEDRLRFLGFCLTKRMMVFPEYNTAFIYVTERDFRSFNYQEGDKEGLVNYPLSLAGFRFAALITENDEMIKLSFRSKGNFSVNDFARNHFEGGGHKNASGGLSRLSLEATIDKFIDLLPKYEKELTS is encoded by the coding sequence ATGAGTGATATTGAATCTGTTAAGTTATTATTAGAAGAACCTAAGCGAATTGTATTGACTACTCATACTCGACCGGATGGTGATGCAATGGGATCTTCCTTGGCATTGTATCATTATTTGAAGCAACAAGGACATGATGTTTCAGTGATTACTCCTACTAATTATTCAGTATTTCTTCATTTTCTTCCTGGAGATCACGAAGTAATTATTTATGAAAATCACCAAAAACGATGCAATAAACTAGTTGAAGCTGCTGATTTGCTTTTTGTATTGGACTACAATGCTCCCAAACGAGCAAAACCTATGGATAGGGCCATCCAAAAAACTAAAGCAACCAAGATTATGATTGACCATCACCTTGAACCCGAAGAAGGCTTTGCAGCATACGCTTTTTGGAGTGTTGCAGCAAGCTCGACTTGTGAGTTGGTCTATGAATTTATTTCACAAATCGGGAGTACAGAATCCATTGATAAAAAAATTGCAACTTGTTTATATACAGGAATTTGTACTGATACAGGTAGATTCAAATTCAGTGTCACTCCACGACTATTTGAAATAGTTGCCGATTTATTGCGAAAAGGAATCAATATCAATAAAATACATACGCAAGTATTTGATACTTTTTCGGAAGACCGTCTTCGATTTTTGGGTTTTTGTTTGACCAAACGAATGATGGTCTTCCCAGAATACAACACTGCTTTTATTTATGTTACGGAACGTGATTTTCGAAGCTTCAACTATCAAGAAGGCGACAAAGAAGGTTTGGTCAATTATCCACTAAGTTTGGCAGGTTTTCGTTTTGCAGCACTTATTACAGAAAACGATGAAATGATAAAGCTATCTTTTCGTTCTAAAGGTAACTTTTCTGTAAATGACTTTGCCCGCAATCATTTTGAGGGAGGAGGTCATAAAAATGCTTCAGGAGGCTTATCTCGACTTTCGCTCGAAGCAACCATAGATAAGTTTATTGACCTATTGCCCAAGTATGAAAAAGAATTGACTAGTTAA